A single region of the Drosophila miranda strain MSH22 chromosome 2, D.miranda_PacBio2.1, whole genome shotgun sequence genome encodes:
- the LOC108155511 gene encoding pupal cuticle protein Edg-78E, protein MFRFLALTTLVALAASQNNYHQDPKTAAIISEQRYLSGDGKFGAAYEQEDGINFKEETDSDGTRHGSYSYVDPSGQRRTISYTAGKNGFQASGDHLPQAPPAPPQPVPTAGYQPQPQYQPQQQQQQYQAPAPQHQPSFRSNDYDDGSYDPRYNDPSFGQNQQTYHQPAPQPQYRPAPQPAYNPAPQQTYHQPAPQPQYHQPQQQPQQQPAYYTTTTPNPHRFSPPGKLSLNRTPDGFTYSFNKV, encoded by the exons ATGTTCCGCTTT CTCGCCCTGACCACCCTGGTGGCCCTGGCTGCCAGCCAGAACAACTACCACCAGGACCCCAAGACGGCGGCCATCATCAGCGAGCAGAGGTACCTGTCCGGCGACGGGAAATTCGGGGCCGCCTACGAGCAGGAGGACGGCATCAACTTCAAGGAGGAGACCGATTCCGATGGCACCCGCCATGGCAGCTACAGCTACGTGGATCCCTCCGGACAGCGTCGCACCATCTCCTACACGGCAGGCAAGAATGG CTTCCAGGCCTCCGGCGACCATCTGCCGCAGGCGCCGCCCGCACCACCGCAGCCCGTGCCCACCGCCGGTTACCAGCCACAGCCGCAGTAccagccccagcagcagcagcagcagtaccaGGCGCCCGCCCCCCAGCACCAGCCGTCCTTCCGCAGCAACGACTACGATGACGGGTCGTACGATCCCCGCTATAACGATCCCAGCTTCGGCCAGAACCAGCAGACTTATCATCAGCCGGCTCCTCAGCCGCAGTACCGCCCCGCCCCGCAGCCCGCCTACAATCCGGCCCCACAGCAGACGTACCACCAGCCTGCCCCACAGCCGCAGTACcaccagccgcagcagcagccccagcagcagccggcGTATTACACCACGACCACGCCCAACCCCCATCGATTCTCGCCGCCCGGCAAGCTCTCCCTCAACCGCACGCCCGACGGCTTCACCTACTCCTTCAACAAGGTCTAA
- the LOC108157458 gene encoding protein tailless, protein MQSAEGSPDMMDQKYNSVRLSPAASSRILYHVPCKVCRDHSSGKHYGIYACDGCAGFFKRSIRRSRQYVCKSQKQGLCVVDKTHRNQCRACRLRKCFEVGMNKDAVQHERGPRNSTLRRHMAMYKDAMMGAGEMPQIPPEILMNTAALNGFPGLPMPIPGVQRPHHHAGHPGHPALSAAFQTPAAVLDLSVPRVPHHPGHQGHHGFFSPTAAYMNALATRALPPTPPLMAAEHIKETAAEHLFKNVNWIKSVRAFTELPMPDQLMLLEESWKEFFILAMAQYLMPMNFAQLLFVYEAENSNREIVGMVSREVHAFQDVLNQLCHMNVDTTEYECLRAISLFRKSPPAASSTEDLANSSILTGSGSPNSSASAESRGLLESGKVAAMHNDARSALHNYTSRTHPNQPLRFQTLLGVVSMMHKVSSFTIEELFFRKTIGDITIVRLISDMYSQRKI, encoded by the exons ATGCAGTCTGCGGAGGGTTCACCAGACATGATGGATCAGAAGTACAACAGCGTCCGGCTGTCCCCAGCGGCATCAA GCCGCATCCTTTACCATGTGCCCTGCAAAGTGTGCCGGGATCACAGCTCCGGGAAGCACTACGGGATCTACGCCTGCGATGGCTGTGCCGGATTCTTCAAGCGCAGCATCCGCCGCTCCCGCCAGTACGTGTGCAAGTCCCAGAAGCAGGGCCTCTGCGTGGTGGACAAGACACACCGGAACCAGTGCCGCGCCTGCCGCCTGCGCAAGTGCTTCGAGGTGGGCATGAACAAGGACGCAGTGCAGCACGAGCGCGGGCCCCGCAACTCCACGCTGCGCCGCCACATGGCCATGTACAAGGACGCGATGATGGGCGCCGGCGAGATGCCCCAGATCCCGCCAGAGATCCTAATGAACACAGCCGCCCTCAACGGCTTCCCCGGCCTGCCCATGCCCATTCCCGGAGTGCAGCGACCACACCACCACGCCGGCCATCCGGGCCACCCAGCGCTGAGCGCCGCCTTCCAGACACCAGCCGCCGTGTTGGATCTCTCTGTGCCTCGCGTGCCCCACCATCCCGGGCACCAGGGCCACCACGGCTTCTTCTCCCCCACGGCCGCCTACATGAACGCCCTGGCCACGCGGGCCCTGCCCCCCACGCCCCCACTGATGGCCGCCGAGCACATCAAGGAGACGGCCGCCGAGCACCTGTTCAAGAACGTCAACTGGATCAAGAGCGTGCGGGCCTTCACGGAGCTGCCGATGCCCGACCAGCTGATGCTGCTGGAGGAGTCGTGGAAGGAGTTCTTCATCCTGGCCATGGCCCAGTACCTCATGCCCATGAACTTTGCCCAGCTGCTGTTCGTCTACGAGGCGGAGAACAGCAACCGCGAGATCGTGGGCATGGTCTCCCGGGAGGTGCACGCCTTCCAGGACGTGCTCAACCAGCTGTGCCACATGAACGTGGACACCACCGAGTACGAGTGCCTGCGGGCCATCTCCCTCTTCCGCAAGTCCCCGCCGGCGGCCAGCTCCACCGAGGATCTGGCCAACAGCTCCATCCTGACGGGCAGCGGTAGCCCCAACTCCTCCGCCTCGGCCGAGTCCCGGGGCCTGCTGGAGTCCGGCAAAGTGGCGGCCATGCACAACGACGCCCGCAGTGCGCTCCACAACTACACCTCGCGCACCCACCCGAACCAGCCGCTGCGCTTCCAGACCCTCCTCGGCGTCGTCTCCATGATGCACAAGGTCTCCAGCTTCACCATCGAGGAGCTGTTCTTCCGCAAGACCATCGGCGACATCACCATCGTTCGTCTCATCTCCGACATGTATAGCCAGCGCAAGATCTGA
- the LOC108157738 gene encoding mucin-5AC: protein MAHFCWFLRLGFLLLMLSGCRTRPTGRQSELIAGNEFLKLFLDHDEQQRSLHSSEQEFEGRAETHRQRTASGRSLEHRTRFRNTLANGKDHEARAERGEVVKLVTSGSKIVFLEDEPRSSKSKTSSDEVKVVAVSVSSSSKRGPSPRARFRPSTSSSSTTAATASGSGSDFVNRSHKSELSIEETEPRLAPDAMEGDSDSLNSASNIQSVLAAPALAGTFPRGSNQSEEVAVTHEAVEGEDKLLPFQTVIYHDSKQGRGPQSRSISYSSISQNVDDLQAWQQSTRGGILAEAQRNVSESLKPIPRPGHGHPSSSEPAKFYSVPSKMYSVPSKFYSEPSKVYSEPSKMYGQPEKVYSEPSKVYGQPSKFYSQPAKVYGEPAKVYGEPAKTYWPQTLTTSTVTPGPVPSSTLEYSSSPTKAPGTSTTPMPITVPPGAAPSTFVPSRSRPRPAIVSRIAFGEAQSTSTSTTTAATAPPALPATTSAPAVANQPESSTSAPVRPTTWQHHYHSYNHQQQHHPQHHHPTASPPRRVLFNLDKLPYDLLNAPQPQHQQSPHHLLDPSPSHFQQPQPQPQPQQRPCWEQRQHSSLPHQHSNQNAKGLPNRDLVKCISKFAHQHGASSSSSGAPSSSSGASSGAAGYSYSSSSTSSSSSSSSSSSLGRPRDSINMPQHHHFTTERPEQYTPTSEQNYEIEESVSVMTNGRAHGPQGQGGGAVALATVTSAETATPTAATTTASSAAAGATTATSGRGRGIDRGRGSVVYNADANANHDYDAGQDDDGGEVGDESGEDADGNADRGREGAGAGAGAGNEEEDKVAYVVEGRNYRKYRVEEKTDDGFIVGEYGVVDHNDGNLWGVRYTADSTINRSLIQKALLAFLKLK from the exons ATGGCACACTTTTGCTGGTTCCTCAGACTGGGCTTTCTGCTGCTG ATGCTGTCCGGCTGCCGGACACGTCCCACGGGGCGGCAGAGTGAGCTCATCGCCGGCAATGAGTTCCTCAAGCTGTTCCTGGACCACGACGAGCAGCAGCGCAGCCTCCACAGCAGCGAGCAGGAGTTCGAGGGTCGGGCGGAGACCCACCGCCAACGAACGGCCAGCGGCAGGAGCCTGGAGCACAGGACACGCTTCAGGAACACGCTCGCCAACGGCAAGGATCACGAGGCTCGGGCGGAGAGAGGGGAGGTCGTGAAGCTGGTGACCAGCGGCAGCAAGATCGTCTTCCTCGAGGACGAGCCCCGCTCCAGCAAGTCCAAGACGAGCAGCGACGAGGTCAAGGTCGTGGCCGTCAGCGTGAGCTCATCCAGCAAACGGGGTCCCAGTCCCCGCGCCCGCTTCCGGCCCAGCACGAGTTCCAGCTCCACGACTGCCGCGACTGCCAGCGGCTCGGGGTCCGACTTTGTCAATCGCTCGCACAAGAGCGAGCTCTCCATCGAGGAGACAGAGCCCCGGCTCGCGCCTGACGCCATGGAGGGGGACAGCGACTCTCTGAACAGCGCCTCCAACATACAGAGCGTCTTGGCGGCACCAGCACTAGCCGGCACCTTCCCGCGGGGAAGCAACCAAAGCGAGGAGGTAGCCGTCACCCATGAGGCGGTCGAGGGCGAGGACAAGCTGCTGCCGTTCCAGACGGTGATCTATCACGACTCCAAGCAGGGTCGCGGGCCGCAGTCAAGATCAATATCGTACAGCTCCATATCGCAGAACGTGGACGATCTGCAGGCCTGGCAGCAGTCCACCCGCGGCGGCATCCTAGCCGAGGCCCAGAGGAATGTCAGCGAGAGCCTGAAGCCCATTCCCAGGCCCGGACACGGCCACCCTTCGTCCTCGGAGCCGGCCAAGTTCTACTCCGTGCCCTCGAAGATGTACAGTGTGCCGAGCAAGTTCTACTCGGAGCCATCCAAAGTGTACTCCGAGCCCTCCAAGATGTACGGACAGCCGGAGAAGGTCTACTCGGAGCCCTCGAAGGTGTACGGCCAGCCCTCGAAGTTCTACTCGCAGCCGGCCAAGGTGTATGGGGAGCCCGCCAAGGTGTACGGAGAGCCGGCGAAGACCTACTGGCCCCAGACGTTGACCACCTCCACCGTCACTCCTGGCCCCGTGCCCTCGTCCACTTTGGAGTACAGCTCCAGTCCGACGAAGGCGCCTGGAACTAGTACGACTCCCATGCCCATAACTGTGCCGCCGGGGGCTGCCCCCAGCACCTTTGTGCCCTCACGTTCCCGGCCGCGACCTGCAATTGTCTCTCGCATCGCCTTCGGCGAGGCTCAGAGCACAAGCACCAGCACCACAACGGCAGCCACAGCTCCGCCAGCACTGCCAGCCACCACATCAGCCCCGGCCGTCGCCAACCAGCCAGAGTCCAGCACATCTGCCCCCGTCAGACCAACCACTTGGCAGCACCATTATCACAGCTAcaaccatcagcagcagcatcatccgCAGCACCACCATCCGACCGCCTCGCCGCCGCGTCGGGTACTCTTCAATTTGGATAAATTGCCTTATGATTTATTGAATGCACCACAGCCGCAGCATCAGCAGTCGCCCCACCATCTACTGGATCCCAGTCCGAGCCACTTCCAacagccgcagccacagccacagccacagcagcgTCCATGTTGGGAGCAACGTCAGCATTCATCACTGCCGCATCAACATTCTAATCAAAATGCCAAAGGATTGCCCAATAGAG ATCTAGTCAAATGTATTTCCAAATTTGCACACCAACATGGagcatcatcatcgtcatcaggggcaccatcatcgtcatcggGGGCTTCGTCAGGGGCGGCCGGCTATTCGTACAGCTCCAGCTCGACAAgctcctcgtcgtcgtcttcgtcGTCCTCCTCTCTGGGGCGGCCCCGCGACTCCATCAACATGCCGCAACATCACCACTTTACCACCGAACGCCCCGAGCAGTACACCCCGACCTCAGAGCAGAATTACGAAATTGAAGAGTCCGTAAGTGTTATGACAAACGGACGAGCCCACGGACCGCAGGGCCAGGGCGGCGGGGCAGTGGCTCTGGCCACAGTCACATCTGCAGAGACTGCCACACCAACAGCTGCCACAACCACAGCCAGCAGCGCGGCGGCAGGGGCAACCACTGCAACCAGTGGTCGCGGCCGAGGCATAGACAGGGGACGTGGTTCGGTGGTGTACAACGCCGACGCAAATGCCAACCACGACTACGACGCTGGCCAAGACGACGACGGCGGGGAGGTCGGCGATGAATCTGGCGAAGATGCAGATGGAAATGCAGACCGTGGCAGAGAGGGGGctggggccggggccggggccggcAACGAGGAGGAGGACAAAGTCGCCTATGTGGTGGAGGGACGCAACTATCGCAAGTATCGGGTGGAGGAGAAGACCGACGACGGCTTCATTGTCGGGGAGTACGGAGTGGTGGACCACAACGACGGCAACCTGTGGGGCGTGCGCTATACGGCCGATTCGACCATTAACCGCAGCCTGATCCAGAAGGCACTGCTGGCATTTCTCAAGCTCAAGTGA